The Verrucomicrobiota bacterium nucleotide sequence CCGTGGACTGGCGCTTCACCACAACCGACGCTCGCATCAAGCTCAAACGGCTATACCCAACAATATTAACGTGACTCGACACTAGGCCGGCTGGGCGGTCCAGGCGCGGATTCTGGCCAGGTCGTTGGGCGCGAACGCCTCGTAGCCGCGCCGCATCAACTCGTCGACGCGCCGCATTGTCAGCCCCCACATCGAGTAATGGCGATCGATAGGCCGGATCAGCACCACGTCGTCGGGCCGCCGCGCGACGGCCTCCTCGACGTCGATCGCTTGTGTCGAGGTGTACGGGTAGAGCGCGCGCGTGATGAGGTGCCAGCTCCAGTTCTTCTTGCGATGCGGCGGCCGCACGTCGACAGCGATGACCCTGGTTGCATTGATCGGCGCGCCGAAGGCACGGTCGATGGGCACCGGATGGATGACCCCGCCGTCGACGAGCAAGTGGTCGTCCTCGCGGCGCTTGCGCGCGGGGTAGAAGAGCGGCACGCGGCACGACACCCCCACGGCGTCGCGCAATGTAAAGCCGGTGTTGGGCAGCCCCGTGCAGAAGAAGATCTCGCGTCCGCTGAGCTTGTCGTAGGCGACGATCCCGAGCTGGCGGATGTCGTGCCGGAGCTTGTCAAAGCTGCCCTGGGCGAGCTGGTCGAGCGTGTCGGCCACGT carries:
- a CDS encoding patatin-like phospholipase family protein, with protein sequence MVQQHKVALVLGSGGVKGISHVGILQRLREEAIHVDAIVGCSVGSLIAGFYAGVGLDPHEILQLGKGLNWSNLFHHSLSLRRFGALSRYAARKGKYVADTLDQLAQGSFDKLRHDIRQLGIVAYDKLSGREIFFCTGLPNTGFTLRDAVGVSCRVPLFYPARKRREDDHLLVDGGVIHPVPIDRAFGAPINATRVIAVDVRPPHRKKNWSWHLITRALYPYTSTQAIDVEEAVARRPDDVVLIRPIDRHYSMWGLTMRRVDELMRRGYEAFAPNDLARIRAWTAQPA